The Lucilia cuprina isolate Lc7/37 chromosome 5, ASM2204524v1, whole genome shotgun sequence genome includes a window with the following:
- the LOC111677371 gene encoding uncharacterized protein LOC111677371 has product MGTRVPPPCPTPLICDGQSVAGLPQLIDDLQRLSEDQDSADVVFICGREEERIYAHRIIMMARCKSFKTNKRGEICRIPGCSVSPAAPGTPTSVRLPHVHPEVLRQFVLYVYTAKILLQDSRVFEMMTLAQDMGCCELRSACEDHVIATLSVDNACTFLTAVMEIHEKAGAKCAASFMERCIIYIGENANECVKTNAFLNLKKEALIKLISSDYFCLEEEDVWRCVLAWAKNHAGVTQPTAHWTEEERGRVCQQLQGVMCHVRLLLIDSQVFAEEVEPTGAVPMELSLERYRYAALQNSNNKPGGHHGGTSMGGGGMGNMGVGGSFSAKIDGDKRLQPRLTINMFPGSQILRNDKLHLQSVLNNWYGCSKQSWRLLYRASTHGFSSTAFHRYCDGVAPCFVICLGSHGEISGGFTDVAWAKTSRKGVYIHSERAFLFALNAGVSESPLKFDIVKKPYAICYHPDCGPIFGAGADLLIANNCNTNKDSYSNLPHSYDGPNASYETLFGDYNFTISDYEVYTVAQASPNINQNPTYSSSSNCLSNTSNSLTNTNGSTGGLNNSNTMMNNNNNNNNMGNNTVSLAKAKYERY; this is encoded by the exons ATGGGTACACGTGTACCGCCTCCCTGTCCTACACCTTTAATATGTGATGGACAATCTGTGGCCGGTTTACCACAACTCATTGATGATTTACAAAGACTCTCCGAAGACCAGGATAGTGCTGATGTGGTATTTATATGTGGTCGCGAAGAGGAACGTATTTATGCCCATCGTATTATAATGATGGCACG CTGCAAAAGCTTTAAAACCAATAAACGCGGTGAAATTTGTCGCATACCCGGCTGTTCCGTTTCACCTGCTGCTCCTGGCACACCGACATCTGTAAGACTGCCCCATGTTCACCCGGAAGTATTACGACAATTTGTTCTCTACGTCTACACAGCCAAG attttattacaaGATTCACGAGTTTTTGAAATGATGACCTTGGCTCAGGATATGGGTTGTTGTGAGTTGAGATCGGCTTGTGAGGATCATGTTATAGCAACGCTGTCTGTGGATAATGCTTGTACTTTTTTGACGGCCGTCATGGAAATACATGAAAAAGCAG GTGCAAAGTGTGCAGCTTCGTTTATGGAGCGCTGTATCATTTACATTGGAGAAAATGCCAATGAGTGCGTCAAAACCAATGCctttttgaatttgaaaaaagagGCCTTAATCAAATTGATATCATCGGATTAT TTTTGCCTAGAAGAGGAAGATGTTTGGCGTTGTGTTCTCGCTTGGGCTAAAAATCATGCCGGTGTCACTCAACCTACTGCTCATTGGACAGAGGAGGAAAGAGGTCGCGTGTGTCAACAACTACAGGGTGTTATGTGTCATGTTCGCCTCTTACTAATCGATAGTCAAGTATTCGCCGAAGAAGTTGAGCCCACAGGTGCCGTACCCATGGAACTGTCATTAGAGCGTTATCGTTATGCGGCCTTACAAAATTCCAATAATAAACCGGGTGGTCATCACGGCGGGACGAGTATGGGTGGTGGTGGTATGGGAAATATGGGTGTTGGCGGTAGTTTTAGTGCTAAAATCGATGGTGATAAAAGACTACAACCTAGGCTAACGATTAATATGTTTCCGGGCTCTCAGATTTTGAGAAATGATAAACTACATTTGCAAAGTGTTTTGAATAATTG GTATGGTTGCTCGAAACAGTCCTGGCGTTTATTGTATCGTGCCTCTACTCATGGCTTTTCTTCTACAGCTTTTCATCGTTACTGTGATGGAGTGGCTCCCTGTTTTGTTATATGTTTG GGTTCTCATGGTGAAATAAGTGGTGGCTTTACCGATGTGGCCTGGGCTAAAACATCACGCAAGGGTGTTTATATACATTCCGAAAGGGCATTTCTGTTTGCCTTAAATGCTGGTGTCTCAGAGTCGcctttaaaatttgatatagtTAAGAAACCTTATGCTATATGTTATCATCCGGA CTGCGGTCCCATTTTTGGTGCTGGAGCCGATTTACTAATAGCCAACAACTGCAATACCAACAAAGATTCTTATTCTAATTTACCACATTCGTACGACGGTCCCAATGCTTCCTACGAAACACTTTTTGGCGATTATAATTTTACCATTAGTGATTATGAAGTTTATACTGTGGCTCAAGCAAGCCCCAATATAAATCAAAATCCCACTTATAGCAGTTCCTCTAATTGTTTATCGAATACCTCAAACAGCTTGACAAATACTAATGGTTCTACAGGAGGTCTAAATAACTCCAATACAAtgatgaacaacaacaataataataataatatgggAAATAATACTGTAAGTTTGGCTAAAGCCAAATATGAAAGGTATTAA
- the LOC111677361 gene encoding probable small nuclear ribonucleoprotein E, which produces MSFKGNTKVQKVMVQPINLIFRYLQNRSRVQVWLYENINLRIEGHIVGFDEYMNLVLDDAEEVWVKTRTRKNLGRIMLKGDNITLIQNVSPSKD; this is translated from the coding sequence ATGTCTTTCAAAGGCAACACCAAGGTCCAAAAGGTAATGGTACAACCCATTAACCTGATCTTTCGTTATTTACAAAATCGTTCCCGCGTTCAAGTGTGGCTGTATGAAAACATCAATTTACGAATTGAGGGACACATTGTGGGATTCGATGAATACATGAATCTAGTGCTGGACGATGCCGAAGAGGTGTGGGTCAAGACCAGAACACGCAAAAACCTTGGACGCATTATGCTTAAGGGTGACAATATaactttaatacaaaatgtCAGTCCCTCCAAAGATTGA